Proteins encoded together in one Impatiens glandulifera chromosome 1, dImpGla2.1, whole genome shotgun sequence window:
- the LOC124942846 gene encoding 11S globulin seed storage protein 2-like, which yields MAKGNTLLAFICVFACISLLASATDERRQSRLTQAQQCRIQRLTASQPSQRIDNEGGSIEMWEQKDDMFQCAGVAAFRYTVKANGLSLPHYHPSPRLLFIEKGEGLISINFPGCPETFESESESMFMGRQSSDEKSEGREGRDSHQKVHRVRKGDIVAIPSGVAYWCFNDGTQDLVAVAVNDLNQNVNQLDQQFRSFYMAGGMPKQQRQTRFTAHEAEKKEYFENILEHFDTELMAEALEMPVELMRKIQQGEQSKKGFIVTVREGMRMIKPDEREQQNGLEESSWCSMKIRHNLESRQQSDVYSRQGGRLYVVNQNKLPLLRLLDMSAEKGEVFPNAMYSPSWNMNGHSVVYVTKGEAEVSIVDQSGQAIMNERVREGDMFVCPQFFMVTSQAGKEGFEWVAFKTTSSPMKSPLAGYTSVMRAMPLQVIVNSYQVSTSQAKDLKYNTGRQTMFLKPKA from the exons ATGGCTAAAGGAAATACTCTATTAGCTTTCATCTGTGTCTTTGCATGCATCTCTCTCCTAGCCTCGGCTACCGATGAAAGAAGGCAAAGCCGGTTGACTCAGGCCCAGCAATGTCGTATCCAACGGCTCACAGCTTCCCAACCTTCACAGAGGATCGATAACGAAGGTGGTTCGATCGAAATGTGGGAACAGAAGGACGATATGTTCCAATGCGCCGGCGTAGCAGCTTTTCGTTACACCGTAAAAGCTAACGGACTCTCTCTTCCTCACTACCACCCATCTCCCCGCCTACTCTTCATTGAAAAAG GTGAGGGTTTGATCAGCATTAATTTCCCGGGATGCCCTGAGACTTTCGAGTCGGAATCTGAGTCGATGTTCATGGGTAGACAGAGCAGTGACGAAAAGTCGGAGGGTCGTGAAGGAAGAGACTCGCACCAAAAGGTTCATCGTGTTCGCAAGGGAGACATCGTTGCTATTCCAAGCGGCGTGGCTTATTGGTGCTTCAACGACGGGACTCAAGATCTTGTAGCCGTCGCAGTAAACGATCTTAACCAAAACGTAAACCAGCTCGACCAGCAGTTCAGA TCGTTCTATATGGCCGGTGGAATGCCAAAACAACAACGACAAACTAGATTTACTGCTCATGAAGCTGAAAAGAAAGAATACTTCGAGAATATTCTAGAACATTTCGACACGGAGTTGATGGCCGAAGCCCTAGAGATGCCTGTGGAGCTCATGCGAAAGATCCAACAAGGAGAGCAATCGAAGAAGGGATTCATCGTTACTGTTCGCGAGGGCATGCGCATGATCAAGCCAGACGAGAGGGAACAACAAAACGGCTTGGAAGAGTCTTCATGGTGTAGCATGAAGATCCGACACAACTTGGAATCTCGCCAACAATCCGACGTCTACTCCCGTCAAGGAGGCCGTCTCTACGTCGTCAACCAGAACAAGCTCCCTCTTCTCCGCCTCCTCGACATGAGCGCAGAGAAGGGCGAAGTATTCCCG AACGCGATGTACAGCCCAAGTTGGAATATGAACGGACACTCCGTGGTATACGTGACAAAGGGAGAGGCCGAGGTAAGCATTGTGGACCAGAGCGGACAAGCAATAATGAACGAACGCGTGCGCGAAGGAGACATGTTTGTCTGCCCTCAATTCTTCATGGTTACAAGTCAGGCTGGAAAGGAAGGATTCGAGTGGGTGGCATTCAAGACAACTAGCTCTCCGATGAAGAGTCCCTTGGCTGGTTACACTTCGGTGATGAGGGCTATGCCTCTTCAAGTAATTGTTAACTCCTACCAAGTGTCTACTAGCCAGGCTAAAGATCTCAAGTATAATACTGGCCGACAGACCATGTTTCTCAAACCTAAGGCTTGA